Proteins encoded by one window of Nicotiana tabacum cultivar K326 chromosome 10, ASM71507v2, whole genome shotgun sequence:
- the LOC142165445 gene encoding uncharacterized protein LOC142165445, with amino-acid sequence MAPYEALYGRRCRSPIEWFEAGETNLLGPDLVQEAMDKVQLIRQRLLTAQSRQKSYVGKRRKDLVFTIGDKVFLQVSPMKSVMRFGKRDSSQVIEALTTPLDERLPYEEDPMAIVDRQIRKLQSKEIVFVKVLWRNHTVEKAILGNRRYYASQVPPFVSVYSGTEFHKVRRM; translated from the exons ATGGCACCGTATgaagcattgtatggtagaagatgtcgttctcctatcgaaTGGTTTGAAGCTGGTGAGACTAATTTATTGGGACCTGACCTAGTACAAGAAGCTATGGACAAGGTCCAGTTGATCAGACAGAGATTGCTTACAGCTCAAAGTAGACAAAAGTCTTATGTTGGTAAGAGAAGAAAAGATTTAGTGTTCACAATTGGGGACAAAGTGTTCCTACAAGTCTCCCCTATGAAAAgtgtgatgcggtttgggaaaagag ACTCATCTCAGGTGATTGAAGCACTGACTACACCACTCGATGAGAGGTTGCCTTATGAGGAGGATCCAATGGCTATTGTTGATAGACAAATAAGAAAACTACAGTCAAAAGAAATCGTGTTCGTGAAAGTCTTATGGAGAAATCATACAGTTGAAAAAGCTATTTTGGGAAATAGAAGATACTATGCAAGTCAAGTACCCCCATTTGTTTCAGTCTACTCGGGGACCGAATTTCATAAGGTGAGGAGAATGTAA